In a genomic window of Deltaproteobacteria bacterium:
- a CDS encoding DUF839 domain-containing protein: protein SAVKATTMDRPEWVAANPRKAEVYCALTNNKNRGKKPNAGGDPTPVGGPNPRAGNLYGQIVRWRPDGGNHLATGFTWDLYVVAGNPAVYDDANAGSRNVDKDNMFNSPDGIAFDRNGMLWIQTDGDYSNAKGFAGQGNNQMLVGDPVTGEIRRFLVGPRQCEVTGIAWSADGRTLFMGIQHPGEKGDSHFPDGGDTVPRSAAIAVTRDDGGLIG, encoded by the coding sequence ATCCGCGGTGAAGGCCACCACCATGGACCGTCCCGAATGGGTGGCGGCGAATCCGCGAAAGGCGGAGGTCTACTGCGCGCTTACCAACAACAAGAACCGCGGCAAGAAACCCAACGCCGGCGGCGACCCGACTCCCGTGGGAGGGCCCAATCCCCGAGCCGGCAATCTGTACGGCCAGATTGTGCGCTGGCGGCCGGACGGCGGCAACCACCTGGCCACGGGGTTCACCTGGGATCTGTATGTGGTGGCCGGAAACCCCGCGGTTTACGACGACGCCAACGCCGGCTCGAGGAATGTCGACAAGGACAACATGTTCAACTCCCCCGACGGCATCGCCTTCGACCGCAACGGCATGCTGTGGATCCAGACCGACGGCGACTACTCCAACGCCAAGGGGTTCGCGGGCCAGGGGAACAACCAGATGCTCGTGGGCGACCCGGTGACAGGGGAAATCCGCCGCTTCCTGGTGGGTCCCAGGCAGTGCGAGGTCACCGGCATTGCCTGGAGCGCCGACGGCAGGACCCTGTTCATGGGCATCCAGCATCCCGGTGAGAAGGGCGACAGCCACTTCCCCGACGGCGGCGACACCGTGCCGCGCTCGGCCGCGATCGCGGTGACCCGCGACGACGGCGGCCTCATCGGCTGA
- a CDS encoding tyrosine-type recombinase/integrase, with product MLPRWRAGMEAAGLPPAHRDIFAIGAYTGMRLGEVVSLRWERIDLGRAILRVEETKTGEPLELPLTRQLAAVFERRRAEAGGRDEGWVFPSSLSVTGHLKNLHRYHAGIGKAAGTRFWFHGLRNVFITVAERDLMLPRPLTNRLVNHASDDDITSGYAADWTVEQLREPAQRVADRIEALLGPYVPGATPD from the coding sequence GTGCTGCCCCGCTGGCGCGCAGGGATGGAGGCGGCAGGGCTCCCGCCCGCGCACCGCGACATCTTCGCCATTGGAGCCTATACGGGAATGCGCCTGGGCGAGGTGGTCTCGCTCCGTTGGGAGCGCATCGACCTGGGCCGCGCCATCCTGCGGGTCGAGGAGACCAAGACCGGCGAGCCCCTGGAGCTTCCGCTGACCCGTCAACTCGCCGCCGTGTTCGAGCGCCGCCGGGCCGAGGCGGGGGGCAGGGACGAAGGCTGGGTGTTCCCCTCATCCTTGAGCGTCACCGGCCATCTCAAGAACCTTCACCGCTACCATGCCGGCATCGGCAAGGCCGCGGGCACGCGCTTCTGGTTCCACGGGCTGCGCAACGTCTTCATCACCGTTGCCGAGCGGGATCTCATGCTGCCGCGTCCGTTGACCAATCGGCTGGTGAACCACGCCAGCGACGACGACATCACCTCAGGCTACGCCGCCGACTGGACCGTCGAGCAGCTCCGTGAGCCCGCTCAGCGAGTGGCCGACCGCATCGAGGCCCTGTT